One genomic segment of Candidatus Woesearchaeota archaeon includes these proteins:
- the pyrB gene encoding aspartate carbamoyltransferase, with the protein MKQWKGRPIISINDFSRDEIIHVLETAKKLEKIQREERAALLKNNVVATLFFEPSTRTRLSFESAAAQLGAKVIGFADAKSSSTIKGETLHDTIKMVEQYADIIVMRHPQEGAARLAADITKKIVINAGDGANQHPTQTFLDLYTIKKTQGKLTGLTVALVGDLKYGRTVHSLAIALAHFGCILYFISPETLRMPASICEQLQKKNIQYAHYERIEEVLPNVDILYMTRIQKERFGDPMEYLRVKDAYILQPHTLSNAKKNLKILHPLPRVNEVAQEIDALPYAGYFEQAGNGVLVRQALLALVTGRI; encoded by the coding sequence ATGAAGCAATGGAAAGGAAGACCAATTATTTCTATCAACGACTTTTCTCGAGATGAAATTATTCATGTGCTGGAAACAGCAAAAAAATTAGAAAAAATCCAGAGAGAAGAGCGAGCAGCGCTTCTAAAAAATAATGTGGTCGCAACATTATTCTTTGAACCATCAACAAGAACGCGATTAAGTTTTGAAAGCGCGGCAGCCCAACTAGGCGCAAAAGTAATTGGCTTTGCGGATGCAAAAAGCAGCTCTACAATAAAAGGAGAAACACTGCATGACACCATAAAAATGGTCGAGCAGTATGCGGATATTATTGTCATGCGTCATCCGCAGGAGGGTGCTGCCCGTCTTGCAGCAGACATCACAAAAAAAATAGTGATTAATGCAGGGGATGGTGCAAATCAGCATCCTACACAAACATTTCTTGATCTCTATACAATAAAAAAAACACAAGGGAAGCTTACTGGATTAACAGTCGCCTTGGTTGGTGACCTTAAGTATGGAAGAACAGTGCATTCACTCGCGATTGCCCTTGCGCACTTTGGCTGTATATTATATTTCATTTCACCAGAAACACTGCGCATGCCTGCGTCAATTTGTGAACAGCTGCAGAAAAAAAATATACAATATGCGCACTATGAGAGAATAGAAGAAGTACTTCCAAATGTCGACATTCTCTACATGACAAGAATTCAAAAAGAGCGATTTGGTGATCCAATGGAGTATTTGCGAGTGAAAGACGCGTACATTTTACAACCCCACACACTCAGTAATGCAAAAAAGAATCTAAAAATTCTTCATCCGTTGCCGAGAGTAAACGAGGTTGCGCAAGAAATTGACGCATTGCCATATGCAGGCTATTTTGAGCAGGCAGGGAATGGAGTGCTTGTTCGTCAGGCGCTACTTGCGCTTGTGACAGGAAGGATATAA
- a CDS encoding aspartate carbamoyltransferase regulatory subunit codes for MKAKKVLEVAAIENGTVLDHLPSEKVLKIVEILALHQESRITLGMNLESKKQGKKGIIKIEGRDLTEEEMNKIAILAPEVTVNQIKNYGVIKKKKIVLREIEPNTLRCNNPNCITNAESVATKFHILDKKPLKMRCYFCERSIEKEEMIFL; via the coding sequence ATGAAAGCAAAAAAAGTGTTGGAAGTTGCGGCAATTGAAAATGGCACGGTCTTAGATCATCTTCCCAGTGAAAAAGTGCTGAAGATTGTGGAAATTCTCGCGTTGCATCAAGAAAGTAGAATCACGTTAGGGATGAATCTCGAGAGTAAAAAGCAAGGGAAAAAAGGAATCATCAAGATAGAAGGTCGTGATTTAACAGAAGAAGAAATGAACAAGATTGCGATCCTTGCGCCAGAAGTGACAGTAAATCAAATAAAAAACTATGGGGTCATAAAAAAGAAAAAAATTGTCTTGCGTGAGATTGAGCCAAACACGCTTCGTTGCAATAATCCCAACTGTATTACAAACGCGGAGTCAGTAGCAACAAAATTTCATATTCTTGACAAAAAACCATTAAAGATGCGCTGTTATTTCTGCGAACGTTCCATTGAAAAAGAAGAAATGATTTTTCTGTAA
- the coaE gene encoding dephospho-CoA kinase (Dephospho-CoA kinase (CoaE) performs the final step in coenzyme A biosynthesis.) yields the protein MIIAITGFMGSGKTTAASFFPHSWKRISVDSLGHALLEDPSIVKRLTAAFGNAIITHGKIDRALLAKRAFFNKKTLKKLNVIMHPPLRKKILQEIKKMKKERRNAVLDCALVQELGLGTFIDCTILITAPPLVCATRAKRWSRKEITERIQVQKAFQNPDFMIANTASKNDLKKAVMKIVTHLEHARRQ from the coding sequence ATGATTATTGCAATTACTGGGTTTATGGGTTCTGGAAAAACTACTGCGGCGAGCTTCTTTCCGCACTCTTGGAAACGGATTTCTGTTGATAGTCTTGGACACGCGCTTTTGGAAGATCCTAGCATTGTCAAACGCCTTACTGCTGCGTTTGGAAATGCGATTATTACTCATGGGAAGATAGATCGGGCTTTGCTTGCAAAACGTGCATTTTTCAATAAGAAGACATTGAAAAAGCTCAATGTCATCATGCATCCTCCATTACGGAAAAAGATTCTTCAGGAAATAAAAAAAATGAAAAAAGAGAGGAGAAATGCTGTCCTTGACTGCGCCTTAGTTCAAGAACTTGGTTTAGGCACTTTTATTGATTGCACTATTCTCATTACTGCACCTCCTCTCGTCTGCGCAACACGCGCAAAGCGATGGAGTAGAAAAGAGATTACTGAGCGGATACAAGTACAGAAAGCTTTTCAGAACCCGGATTTTATGATTGCAAATACAGCATCGAAAAATGATCTTAAAAAAGCAGTTATGAAAATTGTCACTCATCTGGAACATGCTCGACGACAATGA